In the Pan paniscus chromosome 8, NHGRI_mPanPan1-v2.0_pri, whole genome shotgun sequence genome, one interval contains:
- the LOC129393149 gene encoding rRNA 2'-O-methyltransferase fibrillarin-like, with the protein MKPGFSPRGGGFGGRGGFGDRGGRGGRGGFGGGRGRGGGFRGRGRGGGGGGGGGGGGGRGGGGFHSGGNRGRGRGGKRGNQSGKNVMVEPHRHEGVFICRGKEDALVTKNLVPGESVYGEKRVLISEGDDKIEYRAWNPFRSKLAAAILGGVDQIHIKPGAKVLYLGAASGTTVSHVSDIVGPDGLVYAVEFSHRSGRDLINLAKKRTNIIPVIEDAQHPHKYRMLIAMVDVIFADVAQPDQTRIVALNAHTFLRNGGHFVISIKANSIDSTASAEAVFASEVKKMQQENMKPQEQLTL; encoded by the coding sequence ATGAAGCCAGGATTCAGTCCCCGTGGGGGTGGCTTTGGCGGCCGAGGGGGCTTTGGTGACCGTGGTGGTCGTGGAGGCCGAGGGGGCTTTGGCGGGGGCCGAGGTCGAGGTGGAGGCTTTAGAGGTCGTGGacgaggaggaggtggaggcggcggcggcggtggaggaggaggaagaggtggtggagGCTTCCATTCTGGTGGCAACCGGGGTCGTGGTCggggaggaaaaagaggaaaccaGTCGGGGAAGAATGTGATGGTGGAGCCGCATCGGCATGAGGGTGTCTTCATTTGTCGAGGAAAGGAAGATGCACTGGTCACCAAGAACCTGGTCCCTGGGGAATCAGTTTATGGAGAGAAGAGAGTCTTGATTTCGGAAGGAGATGACAAAATTGAGTACCGAGCCTGGAACCCCTTCCGCTCCAAGCTAGCAGCAGCAATCCTGGGTGGTGTGGACCAGATCCACATCAAACCGGGGGCTAAGGTTCTCTACCTCGGGGCTGCCTCGGGCACCACGGTCTCCCATGTCTCTGACATCGTTGGTCCGGATGGTCTAGTCTATGCAGTCGAGTTCTCCCACCGCTCTGGCCGTGACCTCATTAACTTGGCCAAGAAGAGGACCAACATCATTCCTGTGATCGAGGATGCTCAACACCCACACAAATACCGCATGCTCATCGCAATGGTGGATGTGATCTTTGCTGATGTGGCCCAGCCAGACCAGACCCGGATTGTGGCCCTGAATGCCCACACCTTCCTGCGTAATGGAGGACACTTTGTGATTTCCATTAAGGCCAACTCCATTGACTCCACAGCCTCAGCCGAGGCCGTGTTTGCCTCCGAAGTGAAAAAGATGCAACAGGAGAACATGAAGCCGCAGGAGCAGTTGACCCTTTAG